One Syngnathoides biaculeatus isolate LvHL_M chromosome 4, ASM1980259v1, whole genome shotgun sequence DNA window includes the following coding sequences:
- the LOC133499723 gene encoding endoplasmic reticulum aminopeptidase 1-like isoform X2 produces MFVAPSCLMIFLYVAQVLGAQIPYGDTRDITGAQPFPWHHIRLPRTVVPHHYDLTIHPNLTTLSFTGAVRIQLEVLEDIQAIVLHSKQLKIFNVKLKTAEDVRSLQILENSVYQQLALLSDEVITRGVDYEVHMEFSAKLSDSYHGFYKSSYRTSSGELRVMASTQFEATYARAAFPCFDEPSFKANFTISIIREPRHIAISNMPKIKTIALPGNVFEDQFGTTVRMSTYLVAYIVSDFVSVSKMTKNGIKISVYAVPEKINQTDFALDAAVKLLDFYEAYFNIPYPLPKQDLAAIPDFQSGAMENWGLTTYREEALLLHPEKSSMMDKVEIAKTIAHELAHQWFGNLVTMEWWNDLWLNEGFAKFMEFIALDFTHPELQVNDLFLEKCYHAMEVDSLNSSHPISTPVENPTEIQEMFDQVSYDKGACILNMLKEFMTPEVFEIGIIRYLKRHSYQNTVSSHLWESLTDICSSNDLQDAPLKQKAFCFKRNLQSGDDYYGDKFDIKTIMETWTLQKGFPIVNVDFRSRKLMLTQERYLKTVAKTKTTGSPSKKYTKNTEDALKKVWQIPLTYKTSDSDTTQHFLMKSGVDLLRIPQGVSWIKMNVDRSGYYIVHYGKDGWKSMINLLQKNHTALSGKDRASLIHDVFRLVSIQKLKLETALELSTYLSKETDVIAVTQAFSELVPIYKLIQRKEAALLENGMKTYMLDLFKDLIDNQTWDDSGSSSQRMLRSYLLLFACVRNYTPCVTKASKLFNMWKESDGKMSLPVDVTLAVYAVGAETPEGWDFLFEFYRRSLQESVRSHIKIALTISPLHQKLTWILEQSLLGEIMKTQDLPGILVSISRNPRGHRAAWDFLRANWQTLIKKFEIGSSSIAYMVTGVTGLYSTKTMLKSVEKFFSSLKEETGSEMRCIQQAYDTISDNIIWDESAGRFLAAARENLKRTSALL; encoded by the exons ATGTTCGTGGCTCCTTCTTGCTTGATGATCTTTCTTTACGTGGCCCAAGTGTTGGGGGCACAAATTCCATATGGAGACACACGCGACATCACCGGCGCTCAGCCGTTCCCCTGGCATCATATCAGACTCCCCCGAACCGTCGTGCCTCACCACTACGACCTGACCATTCACCCCAACTTGACCACTCTGAGCTTCACCGGTGCAGTTCGCATCCAGCTGGAAGTGCTCGAAGACATTCAAGCCATCGTTCTGCACTCCAAGCAGTTGAAGATTTTCAACGTGAAGCTCAAGACGGCTGAAGATGTGAGGTCTCTTCAGATCCTGGAGAATTCAGTTTACCAGCAGCTTGCCCTTCTGTCAGACGAGGTGATCACAAGAGGGGTGGATTACGAGGTGCATATGGAGTTTTCCGCCAAGCTCTCGGATAGCTACCATGGTTTTTACAAGAGCAGCTACAGAACCAGCAGCGGGGAGCTTCG GGTTATGGCATCCACACAGTTTGAAGCTACCTACGCCCGAGCAGCCTTCCCCTGTTTTGATGAGCCCTCATTTAAAGCCAACTTTACAATCTCCATCATACGTGAGCCGCGACACATCGCTATTTCCAATATGCCCAAG ATAAAAACAATCGCATTACCAGGAAATGTGTTTGAAGATCAATTTGGCACCACAGTAAGGATGAGCACATACTTGGTAGCCTACATCGTGTCTGACTTCGTTTCGGTGAGCAAGATGACCAAAAACGGCATCAAG ATTTCTGTCTATGCCGTACCTGAGAAAATCAACCAAACGGACTTTGCATTGGATGCCGCTGTGAAGCTGCTCGACTTTTACGAAGCCTACTTCAATATTCCATACCCACTCCCGAAACAGG ACCTTGCTGCTATCCCTGACTTCCAGTCGGGAGCGATGGAGAACTGGGGTCTGACCACCTACAGAGAGGAGGCCCTCCTCTTGCAccctgaaaaatcctccatgatGGACAAAGTAGAGATTGCCAAGACCATTGCTCATGAGCTTGCACACCAG TGGTTTGGCAACTTGGTGACCATGGAGTGGTGGAATGACCTGTGGCTCAACGAGGGTTTTGCCAAGTTCATGGAGTTTATTGCTCTCGACTTCACGCACCCGGAGCTCCAAGTG AATGACTTATTCTTGGAGAAGTGCTACCACGCCATGGAGGTTGATAGTCTCAACTCATCGCACCCAATCTCCACCCCTGTAGAAAACCCCACTGAAATTCAGGAGATGTTTGACCAAGTGTCCTACGATAAG GGAGCGTGTATTCTGAATATGCTGAAAGAATTCATGACACCTGAGGTGTTCGAGATTGGGATCATCCGCTACCTGAAGCGGCACAGCTACCAAAACACTGTCAGCAGCCACCTGTGGGAAAGCCTGACCGAT ATTTGCAGTTCAAATGATCTCCAAGATGCcccattaaaacaaaaagcattCTGCTTCAAACGCAACCTACAATCTGGGGATGAT TACTATGGTGATAAGTTTGACATCAAGACCATCATGGAGACGTGGACACTGCAGAAGGGCTTTCCGATCGTCAACGTTGACTTCAGAAGTCGGAAGCTCATGCTCACCCAGGAACGTTACCTGAAGACAGTAGCAAAGACCAAAACCACTGGATCCCCGAGTAAAAAGTAcaccaaaaa TACTGAggatgcattaaaaaaagtttggcagaTTCCACTGACATACAAGACGAGTGATTCTGACacaacacaacacttcctgatgAAGTCCGGAGTGG ATCTCCTCCGCATTCCTCAAGGAGTGAGCTGGATCAAGATGAACGTAGACAGGAGCGGTTACTACATTGTCCACTACGGCAAAGATGGGTGGAAGTCTATGATCAATTTGCTCCAGAAAAACCACACGGCACTCAGCGGCAAGGACCGAGCCAGCCTCATACACGacgtctttcggcttgtcag CATCCAGAAGTTGAAGCTGGAAACCGCTTTGGAGCTATCCACGTATTTGTCGAAAGAGACCGATGTCATTGCTGTGACCCAGGCCTTTTCAGAACTCGTACCCATTTATAAACTGATACAAAGGAAGGAAGCGGCTCTTCTCGAGAATGGAATGAAG ACTTACATGCTGGACCTGTTTAAGGACTTGATTGACAATCAGACCTGGGACGATTCCGGCTCCTCGTCACAGCGAATGCTACGCAGCTACCTGCTTTTGTTCGCCTGTGTCAGGAACTACACTCCTTGTGTGACCAAAGCGAGCAAGCTCTTCAACATGTGGAAGGAGTCTGATGGCAAAATGAG CCTTCCAGTTGATGTCACCCTGGCGGTGTATGCTGTCGGTGCTGAAACACCAGAAGGGTGGGACTTCCTGTTTGAGTTCTATCGCCGGTCTTTGCAAGAGTCTGTTCGGAGTCACATCAAGATTGCCTTGACAATCAGCCCATTGCATCAAAAGCTCACGTG GATTCTGGAGCAGAGTCTTCTCGGTGAGATTATGAAAACCCAAGACCTCCCAGGCATATTGGTCTCGATCAGCAGGAACCCCCGAGGCCACCGAGCAGCCTGGGACTTCCTCCGAGCCAACTGGCAGACGCTGATCAAAAA GTTTGAAATTGGTTCCTCCTCCATCGCTTACATGGTCACGGGAGTGACCGGCCTGTACTCCACGAAGACAATGCTAAAGTCG GTGGAGAAGTTCTTCAGCTCTCTGAAGGAGGAGACGGGATCAGAGATGAGGTGTATCCAGCAGGCgtacgacaccatcagtgacaacaTCATCTGGG ACGAGTCTGCGGGCCGCTTCCTGGCAGCAGCACGCGAGAACCTGAAAAGAACCTCTGCTTTGCTGTGA
- the LOC133499723 gene encoding endoplasmic reticulum aminopeptidase 1-like isoform X3, whose protein sequence is MFVAPSCLMIFLYVAQVLGAQIPYGDTRDITGAQPFPWHHIRLPRTVVPHHYDLTIHPNLTTLSFTGAVRIQLEVLEDIQAIVLHSKQLKIFNVKLKTAEDVRSLQILENSVYQQLALLSDEVITRGVDYEVHMEFSAKLSDSYHGFYKSSYRTSSGELRVMASTQFEATYARAAFPCFDEPSFKANFTISIIREPRHIAISNMPKIKTIALPGNVFEDQFGTTVRMSTYLVAYIVSDFVSVSKMTKNGIKISVYAVPEKINQTDFALDAAVKLLDFYEAYFNIPYPLPKQDLAAIPDFQSGAMENWGLTTYREEALLLHPEKSSMMDKVEIAKTIAHELAHQWFGNLVTMEWWNDLWLNEGFAKFMEFIALDFTHPELQVNDLFLEKCYHAMEVDSLNSSHPISTPVENPTEIQEMFDQVSYDKGACILNMLKEFMTPEVFEIGIIRYLKRHSYQNTVSSHLWESLTDICSSNDLQDAPLKQKAFCFKRNLQSGDDYYGDKFDIKTIMETWTLQKGFPIVNVDFRSRKLMLTQERYLKTVAKTKTTGSPSKNTEDALKKVWQIPLTYKTSDSDTTQHFLMKSGVDLLRIPQGVSWIKMNVDRSGYYIVHYGKDGWKSMINLLQKNHTALSGKDRASLIHDVFRLVSIQKLKLETALELSTYLSKETDVIAVTQAFSELVPIYKLIQRKEAALLENGMKTYMLDLFKDLIDNQTWDDSGSSSQRMLRSYLLLFACVRNYTPCVTKASKLFNMWKESDGKMSLPVDVTLAVYAVGAETPEGWDFLFEFYRRSLQESVRSHIKIALTISPLHQKLTWILEQSLLGEIMKTQDLPGILVSISRNPRGHRAAWDFLRANWQTLIKKFEIGSSSIAYMVTGVTGLYSTKTMLKSVEKFFSSLKEETGSEMRCIQQAYDTISDNIIWGETNFPVLLSWLKKRQMQIHEDL, encoded by the exons ATGTTCGTGGCTCCTTCTTGCTTGATGATCTTTCTTTACGTGGCCCAAGTGTTGGGGGCACAAATTCCATATGGAGACACACGCGACATCACCGGCGCTCAGCCGTTCCCCTGGCATCATATCAGACTCCCCCGAACCGTCGTGCCTCACCACTACGACCTGACCATTCACCCCAACTTGACCACTCTGAGCTTCACCGGTGCAGTTCGCATCCAGCTGGAAGTGCTCGAAGACATTCAAGCCATCGTTCTGCACTCCAAGCAGTTGAAGATTTTCAACGTGAAGCTCAAGACGGCTGAAGATGTGAGGTCTCTTCAGATCCTGGAGAATTCAGTTTACCAGCAGCTTGCCCTTCTGTCAGACGAGGTGATCACAAGAGGGGTGGATTACGAGGTGCATATGGAGTTTTCCGCCAAGCTCTCGGATAGCTACCATGGTTTTTACAAGAGCAGCTACAGAACCAGCAGCGGGGAGCTTCG GGTTATGGCATCCACACAGTTTGAAGCTACCTACGCCCGAGCAGCCTTCCCCTGTTTTGATGAGCCCTCATTTAAAGCCAACTTTACAATCTCCATCATACGTGAGCCGCGACACATCGCTATTTCCAATATGCCCAAG ATAAAAACAATCGCATTACCAGGAAATGTGTTTGAAGATCAATTTGGCACCACAGTAAGGATGAGCACATACTTGGTAGCCTACATCGTGTCTGACTTCGTTTCGGTGAGCAAGATGACCAAAAACGGCATCAAG ATTTCTGTCTATGCCGTACCTGAGAAAATCAACCAAACGGACTTTGCATTGGATGCCGCTGTGAAGCTGCTCGACTTTTACGAAGCCTACTTCAATATTCCATACCCACTCCCGAAACAGG ACCTTGCTGCTATCCCTGACTTCCAGTCGGGAGCGATGGAGAACTGGGGTCTGACCACCTACAGAGAGGAGGCCCTCCTCTTGCAccctgaaaaatcctccatgatGGACAAAGTAGAGATTGCCAAGACCATTGCTCATGAGCTTGCACACCAG TGGTTTGGCAACTTGGTGACCATGGAGTGGTGGAATGACCTGTGGCTCAACGAGGGTTTTGCCAAGTTCATGGAGTTTATTGCTCTCGACTTCACGCACCCGGAGCTCCAAGTG AATGACTTATTCTTGGAGAAGTGCTACCACGCCATGGAGGTTGATAGTCTCAACTCATCGCACCCAATCTCCACCCCTGTAGAAAACCCCACTGAAATTCAGGAGATGTTTGACCAAGTGTCCTACGATAAG GGAGCGTGTATTCTGAATATGCTGAAAGAATTCATGACACCTGAGGTGTTCGAGATTGGGATCATCCGCTACCTGAAGCGGCACAGCTACCAAAACACTGTCAGCAGCCACCTGTGGGAAAGCCTGACCGAT ATTTGCAGTTCAAATGATCTCCAAGATGCcccattaaaacaaaaagcattCTGCTTCAAACGCAACCTACAATCTGGGGATGAT TACTATGGTGATAAGTTTGACATCAAGACCATCATGGAGACGTGGACACTGCAGAAGGGCTTTCCGATCGTCAACGTTGACTTCAGAAGTCGGAAGCTCATGCTCACCCAGGAACGTTACCTGAAGACAGTAGCAAAGACCAAAACCACTGGATCCCCGAGTAAAAA TACTGAggatgcattaaaaaaagtttggcagaTTCCACTGACATACAAGACGAGTGATTCTGACacaacacaacacttcctgatgAAGTCCGGAGTGG ATCTCCTCCGCATTCCTCAAGGAGTGAGCTGGATCAAGATGAACGTAGACAGGAGCGGTTACTACATTGTCCACTACGGCAAAGATGGGTGGAAGTCTATGATCAATTTGCTCCAGAAAAACCACACGGCACTCAGCGGCAAGGACCGAGCCAGCCTCATACACGacgtctttcggcttgtcag CATCCAGAAGTTGAAGCTGGAAACCGCTTTGGAGCTATCCACGTATTTGTCGAAAGAGACCGATGTCATTGCTGTGACCCAGGCCTTTTCAGAACTCGTACCCATTTATAAACTGATACAAAGGAAGGAAGCGGCTCTTCTCGAGAATGGAATGAAG ACTTACATGCTGGACCTGTTTAAGGACTTGATTGACAATCAGACCTGGGACGATTCCGGCTCCTCGTCACAGCGAATGCTACGCAGCTACCTGCTTTTGTTCGCCTGTGTCAGGAACTACACTCCTTGTGTGACCAAAGCGAGCAAGCTCTTCAACATGTGGAAGGAGTCTGATGGCAAAATGAG CCTTCCAGTTGATGTCACCCTGGCGGTGTATGCTGTCGGTGCTGAAACACCAGAAGGGTGGGACTTCCTGTTTGAGTTCTATCGCCGGTCTTTGCAAGAGTCTGTTCGGAGTCACATCAAGATTGCCTTGACAATCAGCCCATTGCATCAAAAGCTCACGTG GATTCTGGAGCAGAGTCTTCTCGGTGAGATTATGAAAACCCAAGACCTCCCAGGCATATTGGTCTCGATCAGCAGGAACCCCCGAGGCCACCGAGCAGCCTGGGACTTCCTCCGAGCCAACTGGCAGACGCTGATCAAAAA GTTTGAAATTGGTTCCTCCTCCATCGCTTACATGGTCACGGGAGTGACCGGCCTGTACTCCACGAAGACAATGCTAAAGTCG GTGGAGAAGTTCTTCAGCTCTCTGAAGGAGGAGACGGGATCAGAGATGAGGTGTATCCAGCAGGCgtacgacaccatcagtgacaacaTCATCTGGGGTGAAACCAACTTCCCTGTGCTGCTGTCCTGGCTGAAAAAACGCCAGATGCAGATTCATGAAGACTTGTAA
- the LOC133499723 gene encoding endoplasmic reticulum aminopeptidase 1-like isoform X1, which translates to MFVAPSCLMIFLYVAQVLGAQIPYGDTRDITGAQPFPWHHIRLPRTVVPHHYDLTIHPNLTTLSFTGAVRIQLEVLEDIQAIVLHSKQLKIFNVKLKTAEDVRSLQILENSVYQQLALLSDEVITRGVDYEVHMEFSAKLSDSYHGFYKSSYRTSSGELRVMASTQFEATYARAAFPCFDEPSFKANFTISIIREPRHIAISNMPKIKTIALPGNVFEDQFGTTVRMSTYLVAYIVSDFVSVSKMTKNGIKISVYAVPEKINQTDFALDAAVKLLDFYEAYFNIPYPLPKQDLAAIPDFQSGAMENWGLTTYREEALLLHPEKSSMMDKVEIAKTIAHELAHQWFGNLVTMEWWNDLWLNEGFAKFMEFIALDFTHPELQVNDLFLEKCYHAMEVDSLNSSHPISTPVENPTEIQEMFDQVSYDKGACILNMLKEFMTPEVFEIGIIRYLKRHSYQNTVSSHLWESLTDICSSNDLQDAPLKQKAFCFKRNLQSGDDYYGDKFDIKTIMETWTLQKGFPIVNVDFRSRKLMLTQERYLKTVAKTKTTGSPSKKYTKNTEDALKKVWQIPLTYKTSDSDTTQHFLMKSGVDLLRIPQGVSWIKMNVDRSGYYIVHYGKDGWKSMINLLQKNHTALSGKDRASLIHDVFRLVSIQKLKLETALELSTYLSKETDVIAVTQAFSELVPIYKLIQRKEAALLENGMKTYMLDLFKDLIDNQTWDDSGSSSQRMLRSYLLLFACVRNYTPCVTKASKLFNMWKESDGKMSLPVDVTLAVYAVGAETPEGWDFLFEFYRRSLQESVRSHIKIALTISPLHQKLTWILEQSLLGEIMKTQDLPGILVSISRNPRGHRAAWDFLRANWQTLIKKFEIGSSSIAYMVTGVTGLYSTKTMLKSVEKFFSSLKEETGSEMRCIQQAYDTISDNIIWGETNFPVLLSWLKKRQMQIHEDL; encoded by the exons ATGTTCGTGGCTCCTTCTTGCTTGATGATCTTTCTTTACGTGGCCCAAGTGTTGGGGGCACAAATTCCATATGGAGACACACGCGACATCACCGGCGCTCAGCCGTTCCCCTGGCATCATATCAGACTCCCCCGAACCGTCGTGCCTCACCACTACGACCTGACCATTCACCCCAACTTGACCACTCTGAGCTTCACCGGTGCAGTTCGCATCCAGCTGGAAGTGCTCGAAGACATTCAAGCCATCGTTCTGCACTCCAAGCAGTTGAAGATTTTCAACGTGAAGCTCAAGACGGCTGAAGATGTGAGGTCTCTTCAGATCCTGGAGAATTCAGTTTACCAGCAGCTTGCCCTTCTGTCAGACGAGGTGATCACAAGAGGGGTGGATTACGAGGTGCATATGGAGTTTTCCGCCAAGCTCTCGGATAGCTACCATGGTTTTTACAAGAGCAGCTACAGAACCAGCAGCGGGGAGCTTCG GGTTATGGCATCCACACAGTTTGAAGCTACCTACGCCCGAGCAGCCTTCCCCTGTTTTGATGAGCCCTCATTTAAAGCCAACTTTACAATCTCCATCATACGTGAGCCGCGACACATCGCTATTTCCAATATGCCCAAG ATAAAAACAATCGCATTACCAGGAAATGTGTTTGAAGATCAATTTGGCACCACAGTAAGGATGAGCACATACTTGGTAGCCTACATCGTGTCTGACTTCGTTTCGGTGAGCAAGATGACCAAAAACGGCATCAAG ATTTCTGTCTATGCCGTACCTGAGAAAATCAACCAAACGGACTTTGCATTGGATGCCGCTGTGAAGCTGCTCGACTTTTACGAAGCCTACTTCAATATTCCATACCCACTCCCGAAACAGG ACCTTGCTGCTATCCCTGACTTCCAGTCGGGAGCGATGGAGAACTGGGGTCTGACCACCTACAGAGAGGAGGCCCTCCTCTTGCAccctgaaaaatcctccatgatGGACAAAGTAGAGATTGCCAAGACCATTGCTCATGAGCTTGCACACCAG TGGTTTGGCAACTTGGTGACCATGGAGTGGTGGAATGACCTGTGGCTCAACGAGGGTTTTGCCAAGTTCATGGAGTTTATTGCTCTCGACTTCACGCACCCGGAGCTCCAAGTG AATGACTTATTCTTGGAGAAGTGCTACCACGCCATGGAGGTTGATAGTCTCAACTCATCGCACCCAATCTCCACCCCTGTAGAAAACCCCACTGAAATTCAGGAGATGTTTGACCAAGTGTCCTACGATAAG GGAGCGTGTATTCTGAATATGCTGAAAGAATTCATGACACCTGAGGTGTTCGAGATTGGGATCATCCGCTACCTGAAGCGGCACAGCTACCAAAACACTGTCAGCAGCCACCTGTGGGAAAGCCTGACCGAT ATTTGCAGTTCAAATGATCTCCAAGATGCcccattaaaacaaaaagcattCTGCTTCAAACGCAACCTACAATCTGGGGATGAT TACTATGGTGATAAGTTTGACATCAAGACCATCATGGAGACGTGGACACTGCAGAAGGGCTTTCCGATCGTCAACGTTGACTTCAGAAGTCGGAAGCTCATGCTCACCCAGGAACGTTACCTGAAGACAGTAGCAAAGACCAAAACCACTGGATCCCCGAGTAAAAAGTAcaccaaaaa TACTGAggatgcattaaaaaaagtttggcagaTTCCACTGACATACAAGACGAGTGATTCTGACacaacacaacacttcctgatgAAGTCCGGAGTGG ATCTCCTCCGCATTCCTCAAGGAGTGAGCTGGATCAAGATGAACGTAGACAGGAGCGGTTACTACATTGTCCACTACGGCAAAGATGGGTGGAAGTCTATGATCAATTTGCTCCAGAAAAACCACACGGCACTCAGCGGCAAGGACCGAGCCAGCCTCATACACGacgtctttcggcttgtcag CATCCAGAAGTTGAAGCTGGAAACCGCTTTGGAGCTATCCACGTATTTGTCGAAAGAGACCGATGTCATTGCTGTGACCCAGGCCTTTTCAGAACTCGTACCCATTTATAAACTGATACAAAGGAAGGAAGCGGCTCTTCTCGAGAATGGAATGAAG ACTTACATGCTGGACCTGTTTAAGGACTTGATTGACAATCAGACCTGGGACGATTCCGGCTCCTCGTCACAGCGAATGCTACGCAGCTACCTGCTTTTGTTCGCCTGTGTCAGGAACTACACTCCTTGTGTGACCAAAGCGAGCAAGCTCTTCAACATGTGGAAGGAGTCTGATGGCAAAATGAG CCTTCCAGTTGATGTCACCCTGGCGGTGTATGCTGTCGGTGCTGAAACACCAGAAGGGTGGGACTTCCTGTTTGAGTTCTATCGCCGGTCTTTGCAAGAGTCTGTTCGGAGTCACATCAAGATTGCCTTGACAATCAGCCCATTGCATCAAAAGCTCACGTG GATTCTGGAGCAGAGTCTTCTCGGTGAGATTATGAAAACCCAAGACCTCCCAGGCATATTGGTCTCGATCAGCAGGAACCCCCGAGGCCACCGAGCAGCCTGGGACTTCCTCCGAGCCAACTGGCAGACGCTGATCAAAAA GTTTGAAATTGGTTCCTCCTCCATCGCTTACATGGTCACGGGAGTGACCGGCCTGTACTCCACGAAGACAATGCTAAAGTCG GTGGAGAAGTTCTTCAGCTCTCTGAAGGAGGAGACGGGATCAGAGATGAGGTGTATCCAGCAGGCgtacgacaccatcagtgacaacaTCATCTGGGGTGAAACCAACTTCCCTGTGCTGCTGTCCTGGCTGAAAAAACGCCAGATGCAGATTCATGAAGACTTGTAA